From the Anguilla anguilla isolate fAngAng1 chromosome 8, fAngAng1.pri, whole genome shotgun sequence genome, one window contains:
- the dlgap3 gene encoding disks large-associated protein 3: MKGYHVSRSLSQHSSAPCHCMPEDCEVPRDYMPRPPDHRGAAEHYQGHGEHPYYPPGAPPEPLALPPSGGGTFPRAHPSQQAYDSCEECLSSGQGGHPPGGKAHRIPPNLLDQFEKQLPFHPDGFHTLQYQRTASGEQRSESPSRIRHLVHSVQRLFAKSHSLEAPSKREYNGTRSEYRERGGGGHRGGGGEEPSPHYGTQHVSRSARRSKSRERSKSGDYRREARHEPRHRSRTAGWWSSDDNLDSDSSFLVTAAGLAARGGRGMIQAHESLDGAIQDLTLKALKAKGAPGECLACTANAGHSLKRSTWSTMTVSQAREVYPPHRAGYDKALVPLESKLKERSYHYLQVPSDEWGGGYPGGGADSGGEIPCRRMRSGSYIKAMGDDDSAESDASPKASPKTAIIAQREAFRRSVSMDHRSSSSKYSCKQCTDAYSNSRSTAKGHTRSRSYTRSLTSSQLGDALNRQFEAVCETVFGEMESQAVEALDLPGCFRTRSHSYVRAIQAGCSQDDDCLSVFSLSGPQGGPKGGAVFPHRKAPPPLPPRISKPLISVTAQSSTESTQDAYFQSTGQPAPGRPKQHSNSLDGLEGGGGRSSRAEYYQGAGTGRTKHSNSAESLDGPRGSRETSYQGGPMRAKHSSSAENLLEGGGRASRDRVGGSLGKSSSLPQNSVSLSKGPSGGAEEHKQEARGRKWRPSIAVQVDSSETLSDSDTESKVLREVHSIGVQVEEDKRRARFKRSNSVTASVQADLELEGFPGVSTQDKALQFGCSFQRHSSEPESAGQYAEYRTVHTQGQWAYREDYQGGYATEPCPVDPRLRAHSPLPLAVERGWSEGPRSLPDSGRASPCLRDGEFFLRLLQVEVERMEGWCQTMEREAEENDLPEEILELIRSAVGSAQLLMSQKVQQFFRLCQQSVDPTAYPQPSSQDLAGFWDLLQLAMEDVRVKFQDLQRLKDLGWRLPPDKKEEKKPPPLLPKKSTGGLSVGRVEGVSTGGGGAGGGGVLVVTRGGRALPLREKSLDLGDRQRQEARRRLLQAKRAASFRQNSATESADSIEIYIPEAQTRL; this comes from the exons ATGAAGGGATACCATGTGAGCCGCAGCCTCTCCCAGCATTCCTCAGCGCCATGCCACTGCATGCCCGAGGACTGCGAGGTCCCGCGGGACTACATGCCCCGCCCGCCGGACCACCGCGGCGCCGCCGAGCACTACCAGGGGCACGGAGAGCACCCCTACTACCCCCCGGGGGCACCCCCCGAGCCCCTGGCCCTGCCGCCCTCCGGAGGGGGCACCTTTCCCCGGGCGCACCCCAGCCAGCAGGCCTACGACTCCTGTGAGGAGTGCCTCTCGTCCGGGCAGGGGGGGCACCCGCCAGGGGGCAAGGCGCACCGCATCCCGCCGAACCTACTGGACCAGTTCGAGAAGCAGCTCCCCTTCCACCCGGACGGCTTCCACACGCTGCAGTACCAGCGCACGGCCAGCGGGGAGCAGCGCAGCGAGAGCCCCAGCCGCATCCGCCACCTGGTGCACTCGGTCCAGCGGCTCTTCGCCAAGTCGCACTCGCTGGAGGCGCCGTCCAAGCGCGAGTACAACGGGACGCGCTCCGAGTACCGGgagcggggcggcgggggccaccggggcggcgggggggaggagccgtCCCCGCACTACGGCACCCAGCACGTGTCCCGCTCGGCCCGCCGGAGCAAGAGCCGCGAGCGCAGCAAGAGCGGCGACTACCGGCGCGAGGCCCGCCACGAGCCGCGCCACCGCAGCCGCACGGCCGGCTGGTGGAGCTCCGACGACAACCTGGACAGCGACAGCAGCTTCCTGGTGACGGCGGCCGGGCTGGCCGCCCGGGGGGGCCGCGGGATGATCCAGGCCCACGAGTCCCTGGACGGGGCCATCCAGGACCTCACCCTCAAGGCCCTGAAGGCCAAGGGAGCCCCGGGGGAATGCCTGGCCTGCACCGCCAACGCCGGACACTCCCTCAAGAGGAGCACCTGGTCCACCATGACCGTCAGCCAGGCCCGAGAGGTGTACCCCCCGCACAGGGCCGGCTACGACAAGGCGCTGGTGCCCCTGGAGTCGAAGCTGAAGGAGCGCAGCTACCACTACCTCCAG GTCCCCTCTGatgagtggggtggggggtatccGGGCGGGGGCGCGGACAGCGGAGGGGAGATCCCCTGCCGCAGGATGCGCAGCGGGAGCTACATTAAAGCCATGGGGGACGACGACAGCGCCGAATCGGACGCCAGCCCCAAGGCCTCGCCCAAAACCGCCATCATCGCCCAGAGAGAGGCCTTCCGCCGCTCCGTCAGCATGGACCACCGCTCCTCCAGCTCCAA ATACTCCTGTAAACAGTGCACTGATGCCTACTCCAACAGCCGCAGCACAGCCAAGGGACACACGCGTTCTCGGAGCTACACGCGTTCTCTGACCAGCTCACAG CTGGGAGACGCGCTGAATCGGCAGTTCGAGGCGGTGTGCGAGACGGTCTTTGGGGAGATGGAGTCCCAGGCCGTGGAGGCGCTGGACCTGCCTGGCTGCTTCCGGACCCGCAGCCATAGCTACGTGCGTGCCATCCAGGCCGGCTGCTCCCAGGATGAcgactgcctgtctgtcttctCCCTGTCCGGCCCCCAGGGAGGGCCCAAGGGCGGAGCCG tGTTTCCCCACAGGAAggcacccccacccctcccaccccggaTTTCCAAGCCCCTGATTTCGgtgacagcacagagcagcacggAGTCCACTCAGGATGCGTATTTCCAGAGCACGGGGCAGCCGGCTCCAGGACGTCCCAAACAGCACAGCAACTCCTTGGATGGcctggaagggggtggggggcggtccTCCAGGGCCGAATACTACCAGGGGGCAGGCACCGGGCGCACCAAACACAGCAACTCGGCCGAGAGCCTTGACGGGCCAAGGGGGTCCAGGGAGACCTCATACCAAGGGGGGCCAATGAGGGCCAAGCATAGCAGCTCTGCCGAAAACCTGCTGGAGGGGGGTGGCAGGGCGTCCCGGGACAGGGTGGGAGGCAGCCTGGGGAagtcctcctccctcccccaaaacaGCGTGTCACTGAGCAAGGGGCCTTCTGGGGGAGCAGAAGAACACAAGCAAGAGGCCCGCGGGCGCAAGTGGAGGCCCTCCATCGCGGTCCAG GTGGACAGCTCAGAGACTCTTTCGGACTCAGACACAGAAAGCAAAGTGCTGCGGGAGGTGCACTCCATCGGGGTCCAGGTGGAAGAGGATAAGAG ACGGGCGCGCTTCAAGCGCTCGAACAGCGTGACGGCGAGCGTCCAGGCGGACCTGGAGCTGGAGGGCTTCCCGGGCGTGTCCACCCAGGACAAGGCCCTGCAGTTCGGCTGCTCCTTCCAGCGCCACTCCTCGGAGCCGGAGTCGGCGGGCCAGTACGCCGAGTACCGCACGGTGCACACGCAGGGCCAGTGGGCCTACCGCGAGGACTACCAGGGCGGCTACGCCACCGAGCCCTGCCCCGTGGACCCCCGCCTGCGCGCCcactcccccctgcccctggcCGTGGAGCGGGGCTGGTCCGAGGGGCCCCGCAGCCTGCCCGACTCCGGACGGGCCTCGCCCTGCCTCCGCGACGGCGAGTTCTTCCTCCGCCtgctgcaggtggaggtggagaggatGGAGGGGTGGTGCCAGACCatggagagggaggcggaggagaACGACCTGCCTGAGGAGA TTCTGGAGCTGATCCGCAGTGCCGTGGGCAGCGCCCAGCTGCTCATGTCCCAGAAGGTCCAGCAGTTCTTCCGGCTCTGCCAGCAGAGTGTG GACCCTACGGCGTACCCCCAGCCCAGCTCTCAGGACCTGGCCGGGTTCTGggacctgctgcagctggctaTGGAGGACGTGCGGGTCAAGTTCCAGGACCTGCAGCGGCTCAAGGACTTGGGCTGGAGGCTCCCGCCCGACAAGAAG GAGGAAAAGAAGCCTCCTCCCCTTTTACCAAAGAAGTCAACAGGAGGTCTGAGTGTGGGCAGGGTTGAAGGTGTGAGtactggagggggcggggccgggggaggtggggtgttGGTGGTGACCCGTGGTGGGCGGGCCCTGCCCCTGCGGGAGAAGTCTCTGGACCTGGGCGACCGGCAGCGGCAGGAGGCGCGGAGGAGGCTGCTCCAGGCCAAGCGGGCCGCCTCCTTCCGACAGAACTCCGCCACGGAGAGCGCCGACAGCATCGAGATCTACATCCCCGAGGCCCAGACTCGGCTGtga